The Desulfovibrio sp. JC022 nucleotide sequence TTCCTCTATGCGTAAAGAGCAGAATGCCGCCATCCTGAACCATCGATCCTACAAGCTTCTTTACCGGGTCTGTCTTGATTCAGATCGCCAGAAGTGGATTTGGGATCAGGGCGAATGCCTTTATGATGAAGATGGTAATCCTTCCGTTCTTGAAGGGATCATGGTTGATGTCAGTGCCCAGAAATTACGTGAATACGAACTCATGCAGGAAAACCAGAATTTGCGGGGGACCCTTGAGGATCGTTTTAAGTTCGGGAGCATCATCGGAAAAAGCAACGGCATGCGCGAGGTTTTCAAGCTGATCATGAAGGCTGCCAAGCGCGACTCCAATGTGATCATCTTCGGTGAAACCGGGACCGGTAAGGATCTGGTGGCCCAGACCATTCATGAACAGAGTGGGTCCGAGGGGACTTATGTCCCGGTCAACTGCGGGGCTATCCCGGCCAATCTGATGGAAAGTGAATTTTTCGGCCATGTGAAAGGTGCTTTTTCCGGCGCAACCTCCGATCGCCAAGGCTATCTGGCTGCTGCTGACGGGGGGACCCTGTTTCTTGATGAAGTGGGGGAGATTGATCTCGCCTTGCAGGTCAAGTTGTTGCGCGCTCTTGAGAGCAGACTTTATACCCCGGTGGGCGGAACCGAGCCGCGTTCTTCAAATTTCAGGCTCATTGCCGCTACAAACCGGGACCTCAGCGAGTTGGTCCGGCAGGGGTTGATGCGTTCGGATTTCTTTTTCCGTTTGCATGTTTTGCCCATCCATGTTCCGCCCCTGCGGGAAAGGATTGACGATCTACCGCTGCTCATTAATGAATTTATGTCCCGCTATCTGGGCCGGACAGATTCCCTGCCGCGCATTCCCGGTAAAATACGGGCAGCCATGGACCATCATCATTGGCCCGGCAATGTCCGCGAATTGCAGAACGTGCTGGAGCGTTACCTTACTTTTGGTGAAATGGTTTTCAGCGATTTGGGCATACATGCACCAGAATCAGGCCCGGATGTGGGGGAA carries:
- a CDS encoding sigma-54-dependent Fis family transcriptional regulator; the encoded protein is MSKPTYDELLEQCRSFEEQIKISRETAKELQESKLQLTRLFNNLPGMVYRCSLDDNNHPTLDFVSKGSSDLFGVAPEFFTDQHTNVMETLAHPDDLSSMRKEQNAAILNHRSYKLLYRVCLDSDRQKWIWDQGECLYDEDGNPSVLEGIMVDVSAQKLREYELMQENQNLRGTLEDRFKFGSIIGKSNGMREVFKLIMKAAKRDSNVIIFGETGTGKDLVAQTIHEQSGSEGTYVPVNCGAIPANLMESEFFGHVKGAFSGATSDRQGYLAAADGGTLFLDEVGEIDLALQVKLLRALESRLYTPVGGTEPRSSNFRLIAATNRDLSELVRQGLMRSDFFFRLHVLPIHVPPLRERIDDLPLLINEFMSRYLGRTDSLPRIPGKIRAAMDHHHWPGNVRELQNVLERYLTFGEMVFSDLGIHAPESGPDVGEAVKMFESGSTFSESVEAFERHVLLKALERNHWKKGATSTELGLNMRTMQRKLKKYGL